In Acanthochromis polyacanthus isolate Apoly-LR-REF ecotype Palm Island chromosome 15, KAUST_Apoly_ChrSc, whole genome shotgun sequence, a single genomic region encodes these proteins:
- the dlg5a gene encoding disks large homolog 5a isoform X1, whose protein sequence is MEPKHKELLDQCHQNLLESITDADRVIELLIVSGTLSQLDRFELDQNCSSSAEKVDHLLKMLMNKESDHFLDLCVALEKAYPDLYAALFSNNGGGPVDHSTGSTYSVLSTMPSDSESSSSLSSVGSPVNGEASSPPPAINDNRHTGDNLDTILLQLRQVTRERDELRKRLALASPGTTFDDCRPNSKASHDYERLKSQCMRAMADLQSLQNQHTKTLKRCEEAVKEADFYHMLHSRVLGDQSQLKEEMETLRRDNTQLVREHNHLKQNCEELKRLHSQDQKELADLRLQQQQVMREKGSSEVLNKLYDTAMDKLEGIKKEYDALSKRYSEKVANHNTDLSRLEQAEEENRRLQKQMDALLKQRDSAMHYQQQYSTSMRRFDSVQQELNKSSAQNKELQREMERLQSEVTRYKNLQLKSAKDCEKYKEERDSVFNEYRLIMSERDQVIKEVDKLQTELEAAEARLKNTSSERVVASEELEALRQELNSSLVDRDRAICERNELLEKYCHEVKDKAEAQKELSQACKDIETVREERDVARKERTEAIIQRDQLLREYYQARQKQDSATLDMERANKEIEMLRKQYEAMSQELKEATQEAEVAKCRRDWAFQERDKIVAERESIRTLCDNLRRERDRAVSDLADALRNLDDMRKQKNDTLRELKELKEKMESQLEKEARFCQLMAHSSHDSAIDTDSLEWETEVVEFEKDRDDMDLKALGFDIAEGVNDPYLPGDCGIFVTRVDKGSIADGRLRVNDWLLKINDIDLTNKDRKQVVKAVLNGGGLINMVVRRRKSLGGRLVTPVHINLVGHKDSGIGLENGVFVTAVVQGSPAAREGSLTVGDRLIAINGIALDNKSVTECEALLRSCRDSLSLSLMKFFPHSTSGQNIFESLRESSEKSNGRIHLSEIHSRNSRNLKHNSSTQTDIFCPDAGSASTSSISGERRKVRGESEEVYGDISKPFSTGSLHATSLRPASDLGTGRYGPSAFQECCPYTKAPSSLPFEPVSPSDCITMETTLEKKHSGGTWPKMMVGGMSVASDNTSPVTAATQLSIYKSPKQRKSIFDPDTFKRPETPSSKMEYMAANQIAAVAAAAASHSPQPSKTESLSSSSTPTPTPPTPPTRSDSFKFKHKHQSSSASDCTITSDGKGEAAISMAAGESRERSERERDRNGNHYFLDGKVLTSRKSCDEDIGRTRGEEPEVKRPRPKSAPALRRRMTPQTITLPTFQSYSNDEHSPEPRDMLRSSPSRSHRHSVGFVPTVYNGTLPPNSAHRGLSPCPAVTAVMRNPVYTVRSHRVHTSNCPSVASQICHQHTHTSPQHQGRLSLDLSQQKRTGDYSESSSSRSSRASHGTNSLPSSARLGSSNNVQYRTERIKIPSTPRYPRSMLGSDRGSLSHSECSSPSLITPPQSPLNLETSSFASSQSQGSISTLPRISVSPVPIGERRKDRSLYRNRSFLRIPLAARPRFSSLRSLRPYLEEPRNVIVHKGAEPLGISIVSGENGGIFVSKVTGGSIAHQAGLEYGDQLLEYNGINLRNATEQQARLIIGQQCDTITIMAQYNPHMYQLGNHSRSSSRLEPVSAQSTPQGSGAATPDNHSTIDTLSEQDEGTLTPSSKQTTPTTSPHNFISSLSISDSCSRMPSEGSRKVGEPRLVMVRRPGVEVGVTLCGGNLRGVYIESLDEDSPARGPDGLLAGDLILEYNSVNMKNKTAEEVYVEMLKPAETVTLKVQHRPDDFSMVKDVPGDGFYIRALYDRVGEAEGDLSFKKDDILYVDESLPKGSFGTWMAWQLDENAQQIQRGQIPSKYMMDQEFYRRHSVTEMKEDSSKTLSAAARRSFFRRKQKHKRSSSKDSKEMVALDTISTDSIPFFDDCVSLAYQRVQKVECTSPRPVLILGPLTDPVKEMLVKESPGKFCRCVLEVMKASQQAIERGVKDCLFIDYKRRSGHFDVTTVASIKEITDKGCHCLLDIAPHAIERLHSVHIYPIVVFIRYKNAKQIKEQKDPVYLRDKVSQKHSKEQFESAQKIEQEYSKFFTGIVQGGTLPYICTQIITIVDQEQSKVLWTPLGCP, encoded by the exons GTTCCACATACAGCGTTCTCTCCACGATGCCCTCTGACTCGGAAAGCAGCAGCTCCCTCAGCAGCGTTG GATCGCCTGTTAACGGTGAAGCGTCCTCCCCACCCCCAGCCATCAACGACAACCGGCACACTGGCGACAACCTGGACACCATCTTGTTGCAGCTCCGCCAGGTGACCAGGGAACGGGATGAGCTTCGCAAGCGTCTGGCGCTGGCATCGCCCGGGACCACCTTCGATGACTGCAG GCCAAATTCCAAAGCCAGTCATGACTATGAGCGTCTGAAAAGTCAGTGCATGAGGGCCATGGCAGATTTGCAGTCTCTCCAGAACCAGCATACCAAAACACTCAAGAGGTGTGAGGAGGCTGTGAAGGAGGCTGACTTCTACCA CATGCTGCACAGCCGCGTCTTGGGCGACCAGTCACAGCTGAAGGAGGAGATGGAAACACTCAGGAGGGACAACACCCAGCTTGTCCGAGAGCACAACCACCTGAAACAGAACTGCGAGGAGCTCAAGCGGCTGCACAGCCAAGACCAGAAAGAGTTGGCAGACCTTCGGCTGCAGCAACAGCAG GTAATGAGAGAGAAGGGCTCATCAGAGGTGTTGAACAAACTGTATGACACAGCTATGGACAAGCTGGAGGGCATAAAGAAGGAATATGACGCCCTGAGCAAGCGCTACAGTGAGAAGGTGGCTAACCACAACACAGACCTGAGCCGCCTGGAGCAAGCTGAAGAAGAGAATCGGCGGCTACAGAAACAGATGGATGCTTTGCTCAAACAGCGAGACTCAGCCATGCACTACCAGCAGCAGTACTCTACCTCAATGAGGAG GTTTGATTCAGTGCAGCAGGAGCTGAACAAATCCTCAGCTCAGAACAaggagctgcagagagagaTGGAGCGGCTGCAGTCGGAGGTGACGCGCTACAAGAACTTGCAACTGAAGTCAGCCAAGGACTGCGAGAAATACAAGGAGGAGAGGGATTCTGTGTTCAACGAGTATCGGCTCATCATGAGCGAGAGGGACCAGGTGATCAAAGAGGTGGACAAGCTGCAGACTGAACTGGAGGCTGCAGAGGCCCGACTGAAAAACACTTCATCGGAGAGGGTGGTGGCCAGTGAAGAGCTGGAGGCACTGAGACAG GAGTTGAACTCGTCGCTGGTGGACCGTGACAGGGCCATCTGTGAGAGGAATGAACTGCTAGAGAAGTACTGCCACGAGGTGAAGGACAAAGCCGAGGCCCAGAAGGAGCTGAGCCAGGCCTGCAAGGACATCGAGACGGTCCGAGAGGAGAGGGACGTGGCCCGCAAGGAGAGGACAGAGGCCATCATTCAAAGGGATCAGCTGCTCCGAGAGTACTATCAGGCCAGACAA AAACAAGACTCCGCCACCCTGGACATGGAACGAGCCAACAAGGAGATTGAGATGCTGAGGAAACAGTATGAGGCCATGTCCCAGGAACTGAAGGAGGCCACACAGGAGGCTGAGGTGGCCAAATGTCGAAGGGACTGGGCCTTCCAAGAGAGGGACAAAATAGTGGCTGAGAGGGAGAGCATAAG GACTCTGTGCGATAACCTGCGGCGAGAAAGAGACCGGGCGGTCAGCGATCTGGCCGACGCCCTGCGTAATTTAGACGAtatgaggaaacagaagaaCGATACATTGCGAGAGCTCAAAGAACTAAA GGAGAAGATGGAGAGCCAGCTGGAGAAGGAGGCCCGGTTCTGTCAGCTAATGGCCCATAGCTCTCACGACTCCGCCATCGACACAGACTCCTTGGAGTGGGAGACGGAGGTGGTGGAGTTTGAGAAAGACAGG GATGACATGGATTTGAAGGCACTTGGGTTTGATATTGCTGAAGGGGTAAATGATCCATATTTACCAGGAGATTGTGGAATATTTGTTACAAGGGTGGACAAAGGAAGTATCGCAGATGGAAGGTTAAG AGTGAATGATTGGTTGTTGAAGATTAATGACATCGACTTAACCAACAAGGACAGGAAGCAGGTGGTGAAGGCTGTCCTTAACGGTGGAGGATTGATCAACATGGTGGTACGAAGAAGGAAGTCTCTGGGAGGAAGGCTGGTCACCCCTGTTCACATCAACCTCGTGGGACACAAAG ACAGTGGCATCGGTCTGGAAAACGGAGTGTTTGTCACTGCCGTCGTCCAGGGAAGTCCGGCAGCCAGGGAGGGTTCTCTCACAGTTGGAGACAGACTGATTGCT ATAAATGGAATTGCTCTGGATAACAAGTCTGTGACAGAGTGTGAGGCTCTGCTGAGGAGCTGCAGGGACTCTCTCAGCCTCTCTCTCATGAAG TTTTTCCCTCACAGCACGTCAGGCCAGAACATCTTTGAGAGTCTGCGAGAGTCGTCAGAGAAGTCCAATGGACGCATCCACCTGTCAGAGATCCACTCCCGAAACAGCCGCAACCTCAAACACAACAGTTCAACGCAGACTGACATCTTCTGTCCCGATGCTGGAAGCGCTAGCACAAGTAGTATATCTGGGGAGAGGAGGAAGGTCAGGGGGGAATCTGAGGAGGTGTATGGTGACATCAGCAAGCCGTTCTCAACAGGTTCCCTCCATGCCACTAGCCTCCGGCCAGCCTCAGACTTGGGAACAGGCCGCTATGGACCCAGTGCTTTCCAAGAGTGTTGTCCGTACACTAAGGCGCCTTCCTCTTTGCCCTTTGAACCTGTTTCTCCCTCAGACTGCATCACAATGGAAACAACCCTGGAGAAGAAGCACAGTGGGGGCACGTGGCCCAAGATGATGGTGGGAGGTATGTCAGTTGCGTCAGATAACACCAGTCCGGTCACAGCTGCCACCCAACTCTCCATCTATAAATCACCCAAGCAGAGAAAGTCCATTTTCGACCCAGACACTTTCAAACGCCCTGAAACACCTTCCTCGAAGATGGAGTATatggcagccaatcagatcgcAGCGGTGGCCGCCGCTGCAGCCTCTCATTCCCCGCAGCCTTCAAAGACAGAGtccctctcctcctcatccACCCCTACTCCAACCCCTCCAACTCCACCCACACGCAGTGACTCCTTTAAATTCAAACATAAACATCAAAGCAGCTCTGCCTCTGACTGCACCATCACCTCAGACGGCAAGGGAGAGGCTGCCATCTCTATGGCAGCAGGAGAGAGCAGGGAGAGGAGTGAGCGAGAAAGAGACCGCAACGGAAACCACTATTTCCTGGACGGCAAGGTTCTTACCTCAAGGAAGTCATGTGATGAGGACATTGGCCGTACCAGAGGGGAGGAGCCGGAGGTAAAGAGGCCACGCCCAAAATCTGCCCCCGCCCTGCGACGTAGGATGactcctcagaccatcactcTTCCCACCTTCCAA AGCTACTCTAATGATGAGCATTCACCAGAGCCCAGGGACATGCTGCGTTCCTCCCCCAGCCGCTCTCATAGACACAGCGTCGGCTTTGTCCCCACAGTCTACAATGGCACCCTACCTCCTA ATTCAGCCCACCGGGGACTGTCTCCTTGTCCCGCTGTGACGGCCGTGATGAGGAATCCAGTGTACACTGTGCGCAGCCACCGCGTTCATACCAGCAACTGTCCATCTGTCGCATCCCAGATATGTCACCAGCACACCCACACCAG CCCACAACACCAGGGTCGATTGAGCCTGGACTTGAGCCAGCAGAAGCGCACGGGCGACTACTCTGAATCCTCATCGTCACGCAGCAGCAGAGCTTCACACGGTACAAACTCACTGCCCTCCAGTGCCCGGCTCG GTTCTTCCAATAATGTTCAGTACCGCACAGAAAGGATCAAAATCCCCTCCACTCCCCGCTACCCCCGCTCCATGCTGGGATCAGACAGAG GCTCCCTCTCACACTCCGAGTGTAGCAGTCCCAGTCTCATCACACCTCCACAATCGCCACTCAATCTGGAGACTTCTTCGTTTGCCAGCAGCCAGTCGCAAGGCTCCATTTCCACTTTACCTCGAATCTCAGTCAGCCCTGTGCCAATAGGGGAGCGCAGGAAAGACAG ATCTCTTTACCGTAATCGCTCTTTTCTAAGGATTCCTCTGGCTGCAAGGCCGAGGTTCTCCTCTCTCAGGAGCCTCAG ACCTTACTTGGAGGAACCCCGCAATGTCATTGTGCACAAAGGTGCCGAGCCTCTGGGCATCTCCATAGTCAGTGGGGAGAACGGAGGAATCTTTGTCTCCAAAGTCACTGGAGGTAGCATCGCCCACCAGGCAGGACTGGAGTACGGAGACCAATTACTGGAG TATAATGGTATCAACTTGCGGAACGCTACGGAGCAGCAAGCTCGCCTCATCATCGGCCAGCAGTGTGACACCATCACCATTATGGCCCAGTACAACCCACACATGTACCAGCTGGGCAACCACTCGCGCTCCAG CTCCCGTCTCGAGCCGGTCAGCGCTCAGTCCACTCCCCAGGGGAGCGGCGCCGCGACTCCCGACAACCACTCCACCATCGATACACTCAGCGAACAGGACGAGGGCACACTCACTCCATCCTCCAAGCAGACCACACCCACGACTAGCCCTCACAATTTCATCAG ctctctctccatctctgacTCTTGCTCCAGAATGCCGTCTGAGGGCAGCAGGAAGGTGGGGGAGCCGCGGCTGGTGATGGTACGCAGGCCTGGGGTGGAGGTAGGAGTCACGCTCTGTGGAGGAAACCTACGAGGCGTCTACATAGAGAGTCTGGATGAGGACAGTCCTGCTAGGGGCCCTGATGGACTTCTTGCTGGGGACCTCATCTTAGAG TACAACTCGGTGAATATGAAGAATAAGACGGCAGAAGAGGTGTATGTCGAGATGCTGAAGCCTGCAGAGACGGTGACGTTGAAGGTGCAACATCGACCGGATGACTTCAGCATGGTCAAAGATGTTCCAGGAGATGGCTTTTATATTAG AGCACTTTACGACCGGGTGGGGGAGGCCGAGGGGGACCTCAGTTTTAAGAAGGATGACATCCTGTACGTGGATGAGTCTTTACCAAAGGGCAGCTTTGGGACCTGGATGGCCTGGCAGCTAGATGAGAACGCACAGCAGATCCAGAGGGGGCAGATCCCCAGCAAGTACAT GATGGACCAAGAGTTTTACCGCAGACACAGTGTGACAGAAATGAAGGAAGATTCCAGTAAGACTCTGTCTGCGGCAGCACGCAGATCCTTTTTCAgaaggaaacagaaacacaagcgCAGCAGCTCCAAAGACAGCAAAGAAATGGTGGCTCTGGACACTATCAGCACAGATTCCATCCCCTTCTTTGacg aCTGTGTGAGCCTGGCATACCAGCGGGTCCAGAAGGTGGAGTGCACCTCTCCCCGACCGGTGCTCATCCTCGGGCCTCTCACTGACCCCGTCAAGGAGATGCTGGTGAAAGAATCTCCTGGGAAGTTCTGCAGATGTGTTCTGG AGGTGATGAAGGCATCCCAGCAAGCCATCGAGCGAGGCGTCAAAGACTGCCTCTTCATCGATTACAAGCGCAGGAGTGGACATTTTGATGTGACCACTGTTGCTTCTATCAAGGAAATAACAGATAAG GGCTGTCACTGTTTGCTCGACATCGCCCCGCACGCCATCGAAAGGCTCCACAGCGTTCACATTTATCCAATTGTAGTGTTCATCCGCTACAAAAATGCCAAGCAGATCAA GGAGCAGAAAGATCCAGTTTATCTGCGGGACAAAGTATCTCAAAAACATTCCAAGGAGCAATTTGAAAGTGCACAGAAGATAGAGCAAGAGTACAGCAAATTCTTCACAG GTATTGTCCAAGGCGGCACCCTCCCGTACATTTGCACTCAGATCATAACTATAGTTGATCAAGAACAAAGTAAAGTCCTGTGGACTCCACTCGGCTGCCCCTAG